From Lysobacter lycopersici:
CGCGATCCGCGGCCTGTGGGCGAACGCGTAACGCGACCCCCTGACCAATGGCCGGGGCCTTGCCTGGCCTGGCCCGGGTAGAGTCCATGGAAAGCATTTCCATGGGGAAAACCGATGACCCGCATCCAGCGGAATTCCTGGTCGAAGGCCATCGCATGCGCGGCCGTTTCGATCCTGTTCGCCGCGCCGGCCTTCGCCGGCTACGACCTGCCGCCGCCGGAACTGCTGAAGGTGCTGAAGGCGCCGCCGCCGCCCTCGCCCGACGTCGATCCCACCGGCCGGCGCCTGTTGCTGACCACGGCGCAGACCTATCCGTCGATCGAACGCGTGGCGCGGCCGTACTACAAGCTCGCGGGCGTGCGCCTCGAACCGCAGAACCGCAGCCGCCACGACACCGCCGGCGGCTACGGCATTCCCGCCTGCGTCGCCGACTTCACCCTCGTCGACATCGCCGGCGGCAAGGAAACCAAGGTCGCGTTGCCCGCGGGCGCCTGCCCGGGCGGCGCGCTGTGGTCGCCGGATGGCAACCGCTTCGCGTTCCAGAACGTCACTCCGACTTCGGTCGAGCTCTGGCTCGGCGATGCGACCAGCGGCAAGGTGCGCAAGGTCGAAGGCCTGCGCCTGAACCCGATCTTCGGTTACACCGTGCAATGGCTGGGTGGCAGCAAATCGCTGCTGGTCAAGCGCGTGCCGGACGGGCAAGGCGCGCCGCCGAGCGAGGACGCCGCCACTACCGGCCCCGACATCCAGCAGGCGCTGGGCGGGCAAGGCGAAAGCAGCACCTACGAGGCGCGCGACACGCTCACCAGCGAACTCGACGAAAAGCGTTTCGCGTATTACGGCGCTTCGCAACTGGCGGTGGTCGATGCCGACAGCGGCAAGTCGCGCGATGTCGGCGCAGCGGCGATCTACTACCAGGTCAACGGCGCGCCCGACGGCGTGCACGTGCTCACCCAGGCGCTGAAACCACCGTTCTCGCACGCGGTCACCTACCAGCGCTTCGCCCACGACGTCGCGGTGCTGGATGCGTCGAACGGCAAGTCGACGACCATCGCATCGCTGCCGCTCGCCGATCGCGTCCCCGTGGCCGGCGTGCCGGAAGGTCCGATCAACTTCGACTGGCGCGCGACCGATCCGGCGACGCTGGTGTGGTCCGAAGCGCTCGACAAGGGCGACTGGAACGTCGAGGTGCCCGCGCGCGACAAGCTGATGATGCTCAAGGCGCCGTTCACCGCGAAGCCGGTGGAAATCGGTCGTACGAAGCAGCGCTTCAGCGGTTTCGCCTGGAGCCCGAAGCCCGACGTCGCCTTCCGCTACGAATACGACGAGAACCGCCACTGGACCACCACGCGGATCGTGGACGTGGACAAGCCCGGCGACGACGGCCGCGTGCTGTGGGACATGTCCAGCGACGAGTTGTACAAGAACCCCGGCAACTTCGTGTTCGAGGTGCAGGCCAACGGCGCCTACACCACGCGCATGGACGGCAACGACGTGTTCCTGAGCGGGCAGGGCGCATCGCCGCAGGGCGACAGGCCGTTCCTCGACCGGCTCGACCTGGCCACGCTCGAGAGCGAGCGCCTGTTCCGCAGTAGCGCGGACGAATACGACCAGTTCCTCGATTTCGCCGGCGACACCGGCAAGTACCTGACCTGGCACCAATCGATCGTCGATCCGCCGAACGCGTTCCTGCGCACGCTCGGGGCGGCGAAGGTCGACGCGGCGGCGGGCGAGGCGCAGTTCGCGTCCGATGGCATGCAACTCACCCGCGTGCCGGATCCGACGCCGGAAGTGCGCCAGATCAGGAAGCAACTGGTGACCTACAAGCGCGCCGATGGCGTGTCGCTGTCGTTCACCCTGTACACGCCGCCCGGTTATGCGGTGGGCACGCGCCTGCCGGCGGTGCTGTACGCGTATCCAGAGGATTTCGCCAGCAGCGAACAGGCCGGGCAGGTTTCCGGTTCGCAGCAGACCTTCACGCGCTTGCCGTACTACCGGCTGCTGCTGCTCGCCGGTTACGCGATCATCGACAACGCCAGCTTCCCCATCGTCGGCGACCCCAAGACCGCCTACGACACCTATCTCGAACAGCTGGAGGCCGACGCGAAGGCCGCGGTCGACAAGGCCGTCGACATGGGCGTGGTCGATCGCAACCGCATCGGCGTCACCGGCCATAGCCACGGCGCGTTGATGACCGCCAACCTCATCGCGCACACCGACCTGTTCAAGGCCGGCGTCGCCACCAGCGGTTCCTACAACAAGACGCTGACGCCGTTCGGCTTCCAGAACGAACGCCGTTCGGTATGGCAGGCGCGCGACGTGTACATCAAGGCCTCGCCGTTCTTCTTCGCCGACAAGATCAAGCTGCCGTTGCTGCTGGTCCATGGCGAGGACGACGCCAATCCCGGAACCGAGCCGATCCAGTCGCGCAAGCTGTACCAGGCGATCCGCGGCAATGGCGGTACGACGCGACTGGTGATGCTGCCGCACGAACCGCACTGGTACACCGCGCTCGAATCCAACGAACAGGTCGTCCACGACATGCTGGAGTGGTTCGACCGTTACGTGAAGAATGCGCCAGCGGCGAAGGATCAGCCGGCGAGCGCGCGGTAACGTCGGTCCAGCGCCGCGACCTGTTCGTCGAGCGCATCCAGCGGGCCGTCGTTGGCGATGACGTCGTCGGCGATGGCCAGCCGTTCGCGCCGGCTCGCCTGCGCCGCGAGCATGCCTGCAGCGAGTTCCGAATCGATCCCGTCGCGGCGCTGCAGGCGCTGCAGTTGCACGGCCTCGGGCACGTCGACGACGAGGATGCGCGACAGCCACGGATAGGTCGTGCGCCCGCCGCCTTCGGCGAGCAGCGGGATCGCGGCGACGGCATACGCCGACGAAGCCGCGCGGCATTGCGCTTCCAGCGCGGCACGCACGCGCGGATGCACGATGGCCTCGAGCCTGCGCCGCGCAGCGTCATCGGCGAACACGCGGCGGCGCATCGCCGCGCGGTCGAGGCCGCCATCGGCGGCGAGGATGTCGTTGCCGAACGCGGCGACGGTTTCCGCCAGCCCGTCGCTGCCGGGCGCCAGCGCGGCGCGCGCGGCGATGTCGGCGTCGGCGACGACGATGCCCAGTGCCTCGAAGCGGCGCGCGACCTCGCTCTTGCCCGAAGCCACGCCGCCGGTGAGGCCGATGACGAATGTGCTCATGCAGGCATTATGTAGGAGCGGCTTTTGTGGGAGCGGCTTTACCAGCCATGCGGCTGTTGAAAGCGAAGCCGCGACAACCCATCGCTGATCGGGGCTCAAGCCCCTCCCACAGGAAAATTTGTCAGCGCAACCCGGTGAGGCGCATGTAGGCGTCGATCAGCGGCTGGCCCCAGAAGAACGCGATCCAGCCGGCGATGGCGAGGTAGGGGCCGAACGGGATCGGCGTGGCGCGGTCGCGGCCCTTGGCGAACAGCCAGATCGAACCGACGATGGCGCCGACCACCGAGGACAGCAGGATCGTCGGCAGGATGCCCTTGAGTCCGGTCCATGCGCCGATCGCGGCGAGCAGCTTGAAATCGCCGTGGCCCATGCCTTCCTTGCCGGTGATCTGCTTGAACAGCCACCACACCGACCACAGGCTCAGGTAGCCGACGATCGCGCCTTCGATCGCCGGCTTGGGATCGACGTACAACTGTTCGTGCGCCGCGATCAGCCCCAGCCACAGCAGCGGCAGGGTGAGCTGGTCCGGCAGCAGTTGCGTGCGCAGGTCGATGCCCGCGAGCGCGACCAGGAAACAGCTGAACAGGATCGCGCCGAAGCCCTGCCAGCCAAAGCCGAAGCAGCAGACGCTGGCCAGCACCAGCAGCATGGTCACCAGTTCGACCAGCGGATATTGCATCGAGATCGGCGCGCCACAGTGCCCGCAGCGCCCGCGCAGCGCCAGCCAGCTCAGCAGCGGGATGTTCTCGTACCAGCGCAACGGCGCCTTGCAGTGCGGGCAATGCGAACGCTCGACCACGATCCCCGGCGGCGGCGGATCGTAGAGTTCGGGCTCGCCGAGGATCTCGCGGCTGTCGCGCTTCCACTGCCATTCCAGCCGGCGCGGCAGGCGCAGGATCACCACGTTGAGGAAACTGCCGAGCGCCAGCCCGAAGCCGGCCGCGGCGGGGTAGCCGAGGCCGGGGTGCGCGTCGAGGAAGGACATGCGGCCTTAGACCACCGCGGCGAGCTTGAAGATCGGCAGGTACATGGCGATCACCATGCTGCCGACGATCACGCCGAGGATCACCACGATGATCGGCTCGATCAGGCTCGCCAGCGCGTCCACCGCGTTGTTGACTTCCTGCTCGTAGAACTCGGCGACCTTGTACAGCATCGCATCGAGCGCACCGGCTTCCTCGCCGATCGCGGTCATCTGGATGACCATGTGCGGGAACAGCCCGGTCTGCTTCATCGCCATGTTGACCGGGTAGCCGACCGAGACGTCGTCGCGGACGCGCTTCACCGCGCTTTCGTACACGGTGTTGCCGGTGGCGCCGGCGACCGAGTCCAGCGCCTCGACCAGCGGCACGCCGGCGGCGAAGGTCACGGCCAGGGTGCGCGCGAAACGCGCCAGCGCCGCCTCGTGCATGATCTTCCCGATCACCGGGATGCGCAGGATCATCCGGTCGAGGAAGTGCGAGAACCGCTGCGATCGCTTCTTGAAGAAAATGAAGGTCACGATGGTGCCGCCCACGATCAGCAGCAACAGCCACCAGTAGCCCACCATGAAGCGGCTGATGCCGACGATGAACTGGGTGAAGGCGGGCAGGTCGGCGCCGAAGCCCCTGAACACTTCCTCGAACTGCGGCACCACGAAGATCAGCAGGATCGCGCTGACCAGGATCGCCGCGGCGATGACCATCGCGGGATAGAACAGCGCCTTCTTGATCTTGCCCTTCAGGGCCTCGATGTTTTCCTTGTAGGTGGCGATGGTGTCGAGCACGGTGTCGAGCACGCCCGCCGATTCGCCGGCCTTGACCAGGTTGCGGTACAGCTCGTCGAACTGCACCGGGTGCTTGGACAGCGCTTCATAGATCGAGGAACCGCCCTCGATGTCGCCGCGCAGGGTGTTGATCAGGTCCTTGAACTTCGGGTTCTTCTGCCCGCCGGCGATGATCTCGAGCGAGGACACGATCGGCACGCCGGATTTCATCATCGTCGCCAGCTGGCGGCTGAAGAAGGTGATGTCCTTGGCCGAGATGCTGCGGCCGGCGCTGCCGAACAGCGGCTTGCCCTTGGGCTTGACCACGGTCGGGGTGATGCCCTGACGGCGCAGTTCGGCGCGGATCAGGTTGGCGTTCTTGCCGGGCTGCTCGCCCTTCATCTTCACGCCGCGCTTGTCGGTGCCTTCCCAGACGAAGATCGGCGTCGGTTCGGCGCGGCGGGCGGCGGTCTTGGCGGCGGTACGGGTCACGGCCATGGGTTCAATCCTTGGTGACGCGGTTGATTTCGGCGAGGCTGGTCACGCCGTTCCTGACCTTGAGCAAGGCGGACTCGCGCAGGTCGCGGACACCGGATGCCCGGGCGGATTCGGTCAGCTGCTGGACGTTGCCGCCGGCGAGGATGATTTCCTGGATCTCGTCGGTCATCGGCATCACCTGGTAGATGCCGGTGCGGCCCTTGTAGCCGTCGGTGCAATCCTGGCAGCCGACCGCGTCGTACAGGGTCAGGCCGGCATGGATCTCGTCCGCGGTGAAGCCTTCGGCGAGCAGCGCGTGCTCGGGCAACTGCACCGGGCGCTTGCAGTCGTGCAGGCGGCGGGCGAGGCGCTGGGCGATGACCAGGCTCACCGACGAAGTGATGTTGAACGGCGCCACGCCCATGTTCATCAGGCGCGCGATGGTCTGCGGCGCGTCGTTGGTATGCAGCGTGGACAGCACCATGTGGCCGGTCTGCGCCGCCTTGACCGCGATTTCCGCGGTCTCGAGGTCGCGGATCTCGCCGACCATGATCACGTCCGGGTCCTGGCGCAGGAAGCTGCGCAGCGCGGCGGCGAAGGTCATGCCGCGCTTCACGTTCATCTGCACCTGGTTGATGCCGGAGACGCGGATTTCGACCGGGTCCTCGACCGTGGAGATGTTGCGTTCCTCGTCGTTGAGGATGTTGAGCGCGGTGTAAAGCGACACGGTCTTGCCCGAGCCGGTGGGGCCGGTGACCAGCACCATGCCGTAGGGCTTCTTGATCGCGTCGAGGAACAGCTGTTTCTGGTCGTCCTCGTAGCCGAGCTTGTCGATGCCGAGCTTGGCCGCGCCGGCGTCGAGGATGCGCAGCACGATCTTCTCGCCGAACAGGGTCGGCAGGGTGCTGACGCGGAAGTCGATCTGCTTGCTCTTGCTCAGGTTGAGCTTGATGCGGCCGTCCTGCGGCACGCGCTTCTCGGCGATGTCCAGCTGCGCCATCACCTTCAGGCGCGCGGCGATGCGCGAATGCAGCTTCACCGGCACGCGCGCGATCTGCTTGAGGATGCCGTCGATGCGCACCCGCACCCGGTATTCGGTTTCGTAGGGTTCGAAGTGGATGTCGGAGGCGCCCTTGCGGATTGCGTCCACCAGCACCTTGTTGACGAACTTCACCACCGGGGTGTCGTCGCCCTTGGCGTCGACGCCGGCTTCGGAACTCAGGTCGTCGTCGCCGCCGCTGACCTCGAGGCCTTCGAGTCCCTCGGAATCGCCCATCGCGTCGTTGAGCGCGTCGGCGGTTTCCAGCCAGCTGTCGATGGTGCGGCGGATCTTCTCGTCGTCGACGAGGATCGCCTCGACGGTGAGGTTGGTGTGGAACTTGATCTCGTCCAGCGCGCGGGTGTTGGTCGGGTCGCTCAGGCCCACGAACAGCCGGCCGCCGCGCTTGAACATCGGCAGCACGGCGTGCTGGCGCACCAGCTCCTCGCGCACCAGCTTGATCGCGGACTGCGCCGGGTCGAGGGTGCCGACGTCGAAGATCGGCATGCCGAACTCGATCGAGTTCGCCGCGGCCAGCGCGGCCGAGGTCACCAGTTTCTTTTCCAGCAGGTAGCCGGCGACCGGGCGCTTCTCCTGGCTGGCGATATCGAGCGCCTCGCGCGCGGACGCCTCGTCCAGATTGCCGTCCAGCACCAGGCGCCGGGCGATGCCGGTGATGCCCACCAGGTTCGCGCTTGCGACGGTCGCCATCGACCCCAGCCTCTTCAGACTCCCCTTCCGGACTTTACCGCAAACCCGTGCGGCGCGAACACAATCTGCCCGGCAGGGCCTGTTTCCGGCTAGTCTCTGCCGGGGGAACAGGCGATGGGTGCGATGGACGTCACAGTGGTGTTGCCGGCCAGGAACGAAGTCGAGGGGTTGCAGCGCACGTTGCCGGCCCTGCGCGCGGCCTTGCCCGGGGCCGAGGTCATCGTCGTCGACGACGGTTCCACCGATGCCACCGCCGAGGTGGCCGCCGCGCACGGTGCGCGGGTGCTCGCCAATCCCTACGCCATGGGCAACGGCGCCGCGATCAAGCGCGGGGCGCGGGCCGCGGGCGGCGAGGTCATCGTGTTCATGGACGCCGACGGCCAGCACGACCCGGCCTGCATCGCGCAACTGCTGGCCAAGCTGGGCGAAGGCTTCGACATGGCGGTCGGCGCGCGCGGCCGCGACGGCCAGGCCAACGCCGGCCGCGGCCTCGCCAACGCGCTCTACAACCGGCTCGCCAGCTGGATGACCGGGCACGAGGTGCTCGACCTCACCTCCGGCTTCCGCGCGGTCCGCGCGGATCGCTTCCGCGAGTTCCTGCACCTGTTGCCCAACGGTTTCAGCTATCCCACCACCAGCACCATGGCCTTCTTCCGCAGCGCCTATCCGGTCGCCTACGTTCCGGTGCCGGTGGCGCGCAGGTTGGGCACCAGCAGCCACATCCGCCCGCTCAAGGACGGCATCCGCTTCCTGCTGATCATCTTCAAGATCGCCACGCTGTATTCGCCGGTGAAGCTGTTCGCGCCCGCGGCGCTGGCGTTCTTCCTCACCGGCCTCGGCTACTACGCCTGGACCTTTTTCCACGACCACCGCTTCACCAACATGAGCATGCTGCTGTTCAGCGCCTCGGTGATCGTGTTCCTGATCGGGCTGGTGTCGGAGCAGATCACGGCGCTGACGTATCGGCGCGATGCCTGACGCAAGGCGTCCCGGTGCAGCGGACGCGCGTCCGCGCCTGCTGGTGCTCGCGTCCACCTATCCGCGCTGGCCGGGCGACCCGGAGCCGGGCTTCGTGCACGAGCTGGCGAAACGCCTTGCGGATCGTTTCCGCGTGATCGCCCTGGTGCCGCACGCGCCCGGCGCGAAGCGGCGCGAATGCATGGATGGCGTCGATGTCGTGCGCTACCGCTATGCGCCGCGGCGCATGGAAACCCTGGTCAACGACGGCGGCATCGTCACCAACCTGCGCCGCGCGAAATGGAAGCTGCTGCTGGTC
This genomic window contains:
- the coaE gene encoding dephospho-CoA kinase (Dephospho-CoA kinase (CoaE) performs the final step in coenzyme A biosynthesis.), which gives rise to MSTFVIGLTGGVASGKSEVARRFEALGIVVADADIAARAALAPGSDGLAETVAAFGNDILAADGGLDRAAMRRRVFADDAARRRLEAIVHPRVRAALEAQCRAASSAYAVAAIPLLAEGGGRTTYPWLSRILVVDVPEAVQLQRLQRRDGIDSELAAGMLAAQASRRERLAIADDVIANDGPLDALDEQVAALDRRYRALAG
- a CDS encoding glycosyltransferase family 2 protein, with the translated sequence MGAMDVTVVLPARNEVEGLQRTLPALRAALPGAEVIVVDDGSTDATAEVAAAHGARVLANPYAMGNGAAIKRGARAAGGEVIVFMDADGQHDPACIAQLLAKLGEGFDMAVGARGRDGQANAGRGLANALYNRLASWMTGHEVLDLTSGFRAVRADRFREFLHLLPNGFSYPTTSTMAFFRSAYPVAYVPVPVARRLGTSSHIRPLKDGIRFLLIIFKIATLYSPVKLFAPAALAFFLTGLGYYAWTFFHDHRFTNMSMLLFSASVIVFLIGLVSEQITALTYRRDA
- the pilB gene encoding type IV-A pilus assembly ATPase PilB: MATVASANLVGITGIARRLVLDGNLDEASAREALDIASQEKRPVAGYLLEKKLVTSAALAAANSIEFGMPIFDVGTLDPAQSAIKLVREELVRQHAVLPMFKRGGRLFVGLSDPTNTRALDEIKFHTNLTVEAILVDDEKIRRTIDSWLETADALNDAMGDSEGLEGLEVSGGDDDLSSEAGVDAKGDDTPVVKFVNKVLVDAIRKGASDIHFEPYETEYRVRVRIDGILKQIARVPVKLHSRIAARLKVMAQLDIAEKRVPQDGRIKLNLSKSKQIDFRVSTLPTLFGEKIVLRILDAGAAKLGIDKLGYEDDQKQLFLDAIKKPYGMVLVTGPTGSGKTVSLYTALNILNDEERNISTVEDPVEIRVSGINQVQMNVKRGMTFAAALRSFLRQDPDVIMVGEIRDLETAEIAVKAAQTGHMVLSTLHTNDAPQTIARLMNMGVAPFNITSSVSLVIAQRLARRLHDCKRPVQLPEHALLAEGFTADEIHAGLTLYDAVGCQDCTDGYKGRTGIYQVMPMTDEIQEIILAGGNVQQLTESARASGVRDLRESALLKVRNGVTSLAEINRVTKD
- a CDS encoding prepilin peptidase, with protein sequence MSFLDAHPGLGYPAAAGFGLALGSFLNVVILRLPRRLEWQWKRDSREILGEPELYDPPPPGIVVERSHCPHCKAPLRWYENIPLLSWLALRGRCGHCGAPISMQYPLVELVTMLLVLASVCCFGFGWQGFGAILFSCFLVALAGIDLRTQLLPDQLTLPLLWLGLIAAHEQLYVDPKPAIEGAIVGYLSLWSVWWLFKQITGKEGMGHGDFKLLAAIGAWTGLKGILPTILLSSVVGAIVGSIWLFAKGRDRATPIPFGPYLAIAGWIAFFWGQPLIDAYMRLTGLR
- a CDS encoding S9 family peptidase; translation: MTRIQRNSWSKAIACAAVSILFAAPAFAGYDLPPPELLKVLKAPPPPSPDVDPTGRRLLLTTAQTYPSIERVARPYYKLAGVRLEPQNRSRHDTAGGYGIPACVADFTLVDIAGGKETKVALPAGACPGGALWSPDGNRFAFQNVTPTSVELWLGDATSGKVRKVEGLRLNPIFGYTVQWLGGSKSLLVKRVPDGQGAPPSEDAATTGPDIQQALGGQGESSTYEARDTLTSELDEKRFAYYGASQLAVVDADSGKSRDVGAAAIYYQVNGAPDGVHVLTQALKPPFSHAVTYQRFAHDVAVLDASNGKSTTIASLPLADRVPVAGVPEGPINFDWRATDPATLVWSEALDKGDWNVEVPARDKLMMLKAPFTAKPVEIGRTKQRFSGFAWSPKPDVAFRYEYDENRHWTTTRIVDVDKPGDDGRVLWDMSSDELYKNPGNFVFEVQANGAYTTRMDGNDVFLSGQGASPQGDRPFLDRLDLATLESERLFRSSADEYDQFLDFAGDTGKYLTWHQSIVDPPNAFLRTLGAAKVDAAAGEAQFASDGMQLTRVPDPTPEVRQIRKQLVTYKRADGVSLSFTLYTPPGYAVGTRLPAVLYAYPEDFASSEQAGQVSGSQQTFTRLPYYRLLLLAGYAIIDNASFPIVGDPKTAYDTYLEQLEADAKAAVDKAVDMGVVDRNRIGVTGHSHGALMTANLIAHTDLFKAGVATSGSYNKTLTPFGFQNERRSVWQARDVYIKASPFFFADKIKLPLLLVHGEDDANPGTEPIQSRKLYQAIRGNGGTTRLVMLPHEPHWYTALESNEQVVHDMLEWFDRYVKNAPAAKDQPASAR
- a CDS encoding type II secretion system F family protein encodes the protein MAVTRTAAKTAARRAEPTPIFVWEGTDKRGVKMKGEQPGKNANLIRAELRRQGITPTVVKPKGKPLFGSAGRSISAKDITFFSRQLATMMKSGVPIVSSLEIIAGGQKNPKFKDLINTLRGDIEGGSSIYEALSKHPVQFDELYRNLVKAGESAGVLDTVLDTIATYKENIEALKGKIKKALFYPAMVIAAAILVSAILLIFVVPQFEEVFRGFGADLPAFTQFIVGISRFMVGYWWLLLLIVGGTIVTFIFFKKRSQRFSHFLDRMILRIPVIGKIMHEAALARFARTLAVTFAAGVPLVEALDSVAGATGNTVYESAVKRVRDDVSVGYPVNMAMKQTGLFPHMVIQMTAIGEEAGALDAMLYKVAEFYEQEVNNAVDALASLIEPIIVVILGVIVGSMVIAMYLPIFKLAAVV